A window from Podospora bellae-mahoneyi strain CBS 112042 chromosome 1 map unlocalized CBS112042p_1, whole genome shotgun sequence encodes these proteins:
- a CDS encoding uncharacterized protein (EggNog:ENOG503PZQ3), with the protein MMVDEEGRRSRRPRVRAIGALGVPFNFLQVALRFATSLYEVGLIAFIAWLYDHWRREETARVDFLFPSFFPLGVGILVDAYEFVSLLWFDRRRAINPVAVGFDVALTGTGVFCFSILNMVDDRPKWNFNGPDRRHQAWVLDMRNAMIFMVVYSILHATFVVLAAAGVVKMYRDIGKTQKTRRLAEAQLQMLQFSQVARPDKRTDAATVTEVPIDPPTAVHLDTSRDP; encoded by the exons atgatggtcgatgaggagggaaggCGTTCGCGGCGGCCAAGGGTACGGGCTATCGGTGCTCTGGGCGTGCCTTTCAACTTCCTCCAAGTTGCCCTGAGGTTCGCGACGTCTCTCTATGAGGTGGGATTGATTGCTTTTATCGCGTGGCTGTATGATCACTGGAGACGGGAAGAAACTGCGAGGGTCGATTTCCTCTTTCCATCGTTCTTCCCG cttggtgttggtatCTTGGTCGATGCATACGAATTTGTGTCATTGCTTTGGTTCGATCGGAGACGGGCTATTAATCCCGTTGCTGTTGGATTCGACGTTGCTCTAACAGGAACGGGTGTGTTTTGCTTCTCGATCTTGAATATGGTGGACGATAGGCCGAAGTGGAACTTCAACGGGCCtgaccgccgccaccaagcTTGGGTTTTGGACATGAGAAATGCAATGATATTCATGGTAGTCTATTC AATTCTGCATGCCACCTTTGTGGTCCTGGCAGCAGCGGGCGTTGTCAAAATGTACAGGGATATTGGAAAGACACAGAAGACGAGACGACTGGCGGAAGCCCAGTTGCAGATGTTGCAGTTCAGCCAAGTGGCAAGGCCTGACAAACGGACAGATGCTGCAACTGTTACAGAGGTACCGATAGATCCTCCAACAGCTGTTCACTTGGATACATCAAGGGACCCATAG
- a CDS encoding uncharacterized protein (EggNog:ENOG503P33U; COG:S) gives MASGAADKSKPYIPLAGLAGDGWSKDGKATATCYCGTVQLIVSLDGVVNTFVCNCTDCRKITASMFASNFTVKNSHFEYARGKDRIKTFSQSQTIASGKAMTNYFCENCGTLMYRVGERFPGVSILRIGTVDDFSLHETRLRPRQEHWTKDRVCWFTGVQGIEETFEVQGRGGRKGGISNL, from the exons ATGGCCTCTGGTGCCGCTGACAAGTCGAAGCCCTACATCCCGCTTGCCGGCCTAGCCGGGGACGGTTGGTCCAAGGACGGCAAGGCGACAGCCACCTGCTACTGTGGCACGGTGCAGCTCATTGTA TCCCTCGACGGCGTCGTCAACACCTTCGTCTGCAACTGCACCGACTGCCGCAAGATCACCGCGTCCATGTTCGCCAGCAACTTCACCGTCAAGAACTCCCACTTTGAGTACGCGCGCGGGAAGGACCGTATCAAGACGTTTAGCCAGTCCCAGACGATCGCTTCGGGCAAGGCGATGACCAACTACTTCTGCGAGAACTGCGGTACGCTCATGTACCGTGTTGGCGAGCGCTTTCCTGGAGTGAGCATCCTGCGCATTGGCACTGTTGATGACTTTTCGTTGCATGAGACCAGGCTTCGGCCACGACAGGAGCATTGGACTAAGGACCGTGTCTGCTGGTTTACGGGAGTCCAGGGGATAGAGGAGACTTTTGAGGTTCaggggcgagggggaagaaagggaggCATCAGCAATCTTTAA
- a CDS encoding uncharacterized protein (EggNog:ENOG503P6W7; COG:S), producing MLEDKNKSSGVTGAGKVVTSTLGNTVGGLTNTVGGVVGAASRGIGETVTGATGGLGRPLGDGIANIGTGVEGGAATVAKGVKDAGEWKTRR from the coding sequence ATGCTCGAagacaagaacaagagcTCAGGCGTCACTGGTGCCGGAAAGGTCGTCACCTCCACACTCGGGAACACAGTCGGCGGCTTGACAAACACGGTTGGAGGCGTTGTAGGTGCAGCGTCTCGTGGCATTGGGGAGACGGTGACAGGGGCCACAGGTGGGCTCGGGAGACCTCTTGGGGATGGCATTGCCAACATTGGGACTGGTGTCGAAGGGGGAGCTGCTACTGTCGCCAAGGGGGTAAAGGATGCTGGCGAGTGGAAGACGAGGCGATAA